In Hermetia illucens chromosome 1, iHerIll2.2.curated.20191125, whole genome shotgun sequence, one genomic interval encodes:
- the LOC119647128 gene encoding LHFPL tetraspan subfamily member 2a protein yields MCYVIITSGSLIWFVVSLIADMCILGAIVTPKWLIGPTQDASFIKSSNTTVYRIPSVGIYTRCKQMDRVGFHCGPFDLDGLATDNSIYPPEWKACMFFISLGFFILSGTVLLTLVTCCKQSAFGKSIHNLVGAAQVISGISVMIALFLHPLGWGAKRVMALCGPDAEAFFPAACSIGWAFYSAVAGVVLCFLCAGISMKAESSNMRSKVKRRVEDGERLVCVP; encoded by the exons ATGTGCTACGTAATAATTACCAGCGGCAGTTTAATTTGGTTTGTGGTGAGCCTAATAGCAGATATGTGTATATTGGGGGCGATCGTAACTCCTAAGTGGCTTATTGGGCCCACTCAGGATGCATCGTTCATAAAATCCTCCAACACCACTGTCTACAGGATTCCGTCGGTTGGGATTTACACTCGATGCAAACAAATGGATCGTGTAGGCTTCCACTGTGGTCCCTTCGATTTAGATGGACTAGCCACAGACAATTCAATCTACCCTCCCGAGTGGAAGGCGTGCATGTTTTTCATATCGTTGGGATTCTTTATTTTAAGCGGAACGGTGCTCCTAACTCTAGTTACGTGTTGTAAGCAATCGGCTTTTGGTAAAAGCATCCATAATTTAGTAGGAGCAGCGCAGGTGATATCAG GTATTTCCGTCATGATCGCACTTTTCTTGCATCCATTAGGATGGGGTGCTAAGCGAGTGATGGCGTTATGTGGCCCAGACGCCGAAGCATTCTTTCCAGCCGCATGCAGCATAG GTTGGGCATTTTACTCAGCAGTTGCGGGTGTCGTTCTCTGCTTTTTATGCGCGGGGATCAGCATGAAGGCGGAATCTTCGAATATGCGGTCCAAAGTGAAAAGAAGAGTTGAGGACGGCGAGCGTCTAGTCTGCGTCCCTTAA